The Triticum aestivum cultivar Chinese Spring chromosome 3A, IWGSC CS RefSeq v2.1, whole genome shotgun sequence genome includes a region encoding these proteins:
- the LOC123059556 gene encoding uncharacterized protein yields MSLPQKSRRRRRRSPREGPSLRRRGEEGASLSRSLVQSDSSSTTSSAPPSGSLDEPLARQSRYHEILASRLARLQLQAGVAIDRPNLPLDEIVQILARSNFYDDELRAALVEYQAHRFLSEPHGPDVRDTYFGEDSGDDITAEEFVRYSGQLKTRRPAEIDTKTGLDQEQLDSLLAKYKRYHFKAYLLLLGKPADELEEAALECKYPMELCLENEFFSPYLHDSAFGWYFDHDLCLLANLSDYQRLVLPNSVSICVFTTLS; encoded by the exons ATGTCGTTGCCGCAaaagagccgccgccgccgcaggaggTCTCCTCgcgaaggaccctccctccggcgCCGTGGTGAAGAAGGCGCATCGTTGTCTCGATCCCTTGTCCAATCGGATAGCAGCAGCACGACATCCAGCGCACCGCCGTCCGGATCCTTGGACGAGCCGCTGGCCCGCCAGTCCAGGTACCATGAGATCCTCGCCTCGCGCCTCGCCCGGTTGCAGTTACAAGCCGGCGTCGCCATCGACAGACCAAATCTTCCTTTGGATGAAATCGTCCAAATCCTCGCTCGTTCTAATTTCTATGACGATGAGCTGCGGGCTGCCCTAGTAGAATATCAAGCCCACAGGTTCTTGAGCGAACCCCACGGACCAGATGTTCGAGATACATACTTTGGAGAGGACTCGGGCGATGATATCACTGCGGAGGAATTCGTCAGGTACTCCGGACAGCTAAAGACTCGCAGACCTGCTGAAATTGACACTAAGACTGGACTGGATCAAGAGCAGTTGGACAGCCTCCTTGCCAAGTATAAACGTTATCACTTCAAAGCTTACCTG TTGTTGTTAGGAAAGCCTGCCGACGAGCTAGAAGAAGCTGCATTGGAATGCAAGTACCCTATGGAGCTTTGCTTGGAGAATGAGTTCTTCTCTCCTTACCTTCATGATAGTGCCTTTGGCTGGTATTTCGACCACGACCTCTGTTTACTTGCAAACTTGAGCGACTACCAGCGGCTAGTCCTTCCTAACTCTGTAAGTATATGTGTATTCACAACTTTGAGTTGA